Proteins encoded within one genomic window of Glycine soja cultivar W05 chromosome 1, ASM419377v2, whole genome shotgun sequence:
- the LOC114422990 gene encoding uncharacterized protein LOC114422990, which translates to MENNEKIDEFFNRIISHTNAMKNYCEKITDQTIVAKILRNLNPKFDHIVVAIEESKKLEDLKVEELQGSLEAHEQRLIERSSEKSGDHQALQAYTSKRGGHNFKGHFRGRGRGKDIRGGFGRKSQKGKIDQDQP; encoded by the coding sequence ATGGAGAACAACGAGAAGATAGATGAGTTCTTCAACAGAATCATCTCCCACACGAATGCgatgaaaaattattgtgaGAAAATCACAGATCAAACAATTGTTGCAAAGATTCTGAGAAATCTTAATCCCAAATTCGACCACATTGTTGTAGCCATTGAAGAATCCAAGAAGCTCGAAGATTTGAAGGTAGAAGAACTTCAAGGTTCTCTTGAGGCGCATGAGCAAAGACTTATTGAAAGAAGTTCAGAGAAGTCTGGTGATCATCAAGCACTGCAGGCTTATACTTCAAAAAGAGGAGGCCATAACTTCAAAGGACATTTCAGAGGTCGAGGTCGTGGAAAAGATATCAGAGGTGGCTTTGGAAGAAAAAGTCAAAAAGGAAAGATTGATCAAGATCAACCATAA
- the LOC114414729 gene encoding auxin-responsive protein IAA9-like, whose amino-acid sequence MSPPLLVTEDEGQCHASMVASASSPSLNCFSLNEAGFKECNYLGLSDCSSVDSSTVPNLSDEKKENLNLKATELRLGLPGSQSPERETELFSLSSTKLDEKPLFPLLPTKDGICSLSQKTVVSGNKRGFADTMDPEFPGNAGINMMLSPKPSGVQPTTVKEIPSKVLQELPSAANGTGHNHTSGASISGSAPAAKAQVVGWPPIRSFRKNSLATTSKNNDEVDGKLGAAALFVKVSMDGAPYLRKVDLRNYTMYQELSSALEKMFSCFTLGQCGSHGAPGREMLSESKLKDLLHGSEYVLTYEDKDGDWMLVGDVPWDMFIDTCKRLKIMKGSDAIGLAPRAMEKSRSRC is encoded by the exons ATGTCTCCGCCATTGCTGGTTACCGAAGATGAAGGGCAGTGCCATGCCTCGATGGTAGCATCTGCATCTTCACCATCCCTGAACTGTTTCTCCCTAAATGAGGCCGGATTTAAAGAATGCAATTACCTGGGATTGTCAGATTGCTCTTCGGTGGACAGTTCTACTGTCCCGAATTTGTCTGATGAGAAAAAGGAGAATCTGAATTTGAAGGCTACTGAGTTGAGGCTTGGCCTTCCGGGATCCCAGTCACCTGAAAGGGAGACAGAACTTTTCTCGTTGAGCTCAACAAAACTTGATGAGAAACCACTGTTCCCTTTGCTTCCTACAAAGGATGGAATCTGCTCATTGTCTCAAAAAACTGTGGTCTCGGGCAACAAAAGAGGTTTTGCTGACACAATGGACCCTGAG TTTCCTGGCAATGCAGGGATAAACATGATGCTATCACCTAAACCTTCTGGAGTTCAGCCTACCACAGTGAAAGAAATACCAAGCAAGGTGTTACAAGAACTTCCTTCAGCGGCAAATGGAACTGGTCATAACCATACATCAGGAGCTTCTATCAGTGGCAGTGCACCGGCTGCTAA GGCACAGGTTGTTGGTTGGCCTCCTATAAGATCATTTAGGAAAAACTCATTGGCCACCACTTCAAAGAATAATGATGAAGTAGATGGAAAACTGGGTGCAGCAGCACTCTTTGTGAAGGTCAGCATGGATGGTGCTCCCTATCTGAGGAAGGTAGATCTAAGAAATTATACAATGTACCAGGAACTGTCTTCTGCCCTTGAGAAAATGTTCAGCTGTTTCACTCTAG GTCAATGTGGTTCCCATGGAGCTCCAGGAAGAGAAATGTTGAGTGAGAGCAAGCTGAAGGACCTCCTGCATGGTTCAGAATATGTACTCACTTATGAAGATAAAGATGGTGACTGGATGCTTGTCGGAGATGTACCATGGGA tatgTTCATTGACACATGCAAAAGACTGAAAATCATGAAGGGTTCTGATGCCATTGGCTTAG CTCCCAGGGCCATGGAAAAATCCAGGAGCAGGTGCTAG